One genomic segment of Hypomesus transpacificus isolate Combined female chromosome 5, fHypTra1, whole genome shotgun sequence includes these proteins:
- the LOC124467727 gene encoding neutral alpha-glucosidase AB-like isoform X1: MACFTQRMDIPLVLLISVILSFTQAVDRGNFKTCNQSSFCSRLRGMKPAQSPYRALLETLQLSDSRLTLQLINDNNKVRLLLELYRLQGNMTRVKINELKPIKPRFEVPDVLIAEPPTEPLSVLTQDRGAVVLSLGGGDRRVIVNAQPFRLDIMEGPQVLLSLNARGLLAFEHLRYRKDTIAHKMSSTVGSMWDRIRSVFSSKTQADTEEEETTETTEKLSEEKVAEEEEDLPGMWEETFKSHTDSKPNGPSAISLDFSLAGVEHVYGIPEHADTLKLQNTDGGDPYRLYNLDVFQYELANPMALYGAVPVLLSHSAQRTMGLFWLNAAETWVDVRSSPADQGASQAAHTDVRWISESGIIDVFIMLGPRPSDVFTQYASLTGTQAFPPLSALAYHQCRWNYNDQEDVLAVDRGFDEHDIPYDFIWLDIEHTDGKRYFTWDNNKFPRPKDMLQTLKDNKRKMVTIVDPHIKVDSAYKIHSEIRSKGFYIKNKDGGDYEGWCWPGNAGYPDFTNPEMRSWWASMFGYDQYEGSMENLFTWNDMNEPSVFNGPEVTMHKDALHGPWEHRDVHNLYGLYVHMATAEGQVQRSGGLERPFVLTRAFFAGSQRYGAVWTGDNAAEWGHLKMSIPMCLSLGLVGISFCGADVGGFFKSPGEELLVRWYQAGAYQPFFRAHAHLDTPRREPWLFGPQNTALIRDAVRQRYALLPYWYLCFYQAHRSGQPVMRPLWVEYPEEPATFSIEDEYLIGRDLLVHPVTDEKASGVTVYLPGEGEVWYDVHTLQSHHGAQNLDVPVTMSSIPAFQRGGSIICRKNRVRRSSLCMESDPYTLYVALDTQGRAEGELYIDDGHSFKYQTERQFVHMRLSFASHTITSSPLSPESVFSTASWVEKVIILGAQRPSAVTLTTQDGSESSLEFEFDEGSAVLSLRKPGVNASLRWKVQLQ; this comes from the exons ATGGCGTGCTTTACACAGAG GATGGACATACCTCTCGTTCTGTTGATCTCAGTGATCCTCAGCTTCACCCAAGCTGTGGACCGAGGAAACTTCAAGACATGTAACCAAAGTTCCTTCTGCAG TCGTCTGAGAGGCATGAAGCCGGCCCAGTCCCCATACAGAGCTCTGCTGGAGACCCTGCAGCTCAGTGACTCTCGTCTCACTCTGCAGCTCATCAATGACAACAACAAG GTGCGTCTGTTGCTGGAGCTGTACAGGCTCCAGGGGAACATGACCCGGGTCAAGATCAACGAGCTCAAACCCATCAAGCCTCGCTTCGAGGTGCCCGACGTCCTGATCGCGGAGCCTCCCACCGAGCC CTTGTCAGTGCTGACGCAGGATCGGGGGGCTGTGGTTCTGTCCCTGGGCGGGGGGGACCGCCGCGTCATCGTCAACGCTCAGCCCTTCCGCCTGGACATCATGGAGGGGCCACAGGTGCTGCTGTCCCTCAACGCCCGCGGCCTGCTCGCCTTTGAGCACCTCCGCTACCGCAAGGACAC CATTGCTCACAAAATGAGTAGCACAGTCGGTAGCATGTGGGATAGGATCAGGAGCGTGTTCTCTAG CAAGACTCAGGCAGAcactgaagaggaggagaccacAGAGACCACAGAGAAGCTGAGTGAGGAAAAG GtcgcagaggaggaggaagacctgCCAGGTATGTGGGAGGAGACCTTCAAGTCCCACACAGACAGCAAGCCCAACG GGCCGTCCGCCATCAGTCTAGACTTCTCTCTGGCCGGAGTGGAGCACGTCTACGGAATCCCGGAACACGCAGACACTCTAAAGCTCCAAAACACAGA CGGAGGTGACCCCTACAGGCTGTACAACCTGGACGTGTTCCAGTACGAGCTGGCCAACCCCATGGCTCTGTATGGTGCCGTGCCCGTCCTGCTGTCCCACAGCGCCCAGAGGACCATGGGCCTCTTCTGGCTCAACGCTGCCGAGACCTGGGTGGACGTGCGCTCCAGCCCTGCCGACCAG GGTGCCAGCCAGGCTGCCCACACGGACGTGCGGTGGATCTCAGAGAGCGGGATCATAGATGTGTTTATCATGCTGGGGCCCAGGCCCTCTGACGTATTCACCCAGTACGCTAGtttgacag GAACCCAGgcgtttcctcctctctctgctctggcctaCCACCAGTGCCGCTGGAACTACAACGATCAGGAGGACGTGTTGGCGGTGGACCGGGGCTTCGACGAGCACGACATCCCGTACGATTTCATCTGGCTGGACATCGAGCACACGGACGGCAAGCGCTACTTCACCTGGGACAACAACAAGTTCCCCCGGCCCAAAGACATGCTGCAGACGCTCAAGGACAACAAACGCAAG ATGGTGACTATAGTGGACCCTCACATCAAGGTGGACAGTGCATACAAGATCCACTCTGAGATTCGCTCCAAAGGCTTCTACATCAAAAACAAAGATGGTGGAGACTACGAAGGCTGGTGCTGGCCAG GGAACGCTGGGTATCCCGATTTCACCAACCCTGAGATGAGGAGCTGGTGGGCTAGCATGTTTGGATATGACCAGTATGAG gGTTCCATGGAGAACCTGTTCACGTGGAACGACATGAACGAGCCGTCCGTGTTCAACGGGCCGGAGGTGACCATGCACAAGGACGCCCTGCACGGCCCTTGGGAGCACAGGGACGTGCACAACCTGTACGGCCTCTacgtg CACATGGCCACAGCGGAGGGGCAGGTGCAGCGGTCTGGAGGCCTGGAGAGACCGTTCGTCCTGACCAGGGCTTTCTTTGCTGGCTCTCAGCGCTACG GGGCGGTGTGGACGGGGGACAACGCTGCGGAGTGGGGCCACCTGAAGATGTCCATCCCCATGTGTCTCAGCCTGGGGCTGGTGGGCATCTCCTTCTGCGGAG CTGACGTCGGGGGGTTCTTCAAGTCCCCCGGGGAGGAGCTGCTGGTGCGCTGGTACCAGGCCGGGGCTTACCAGCCCTTCTTCCGCGCCCACGCCCACCTGGACACCCCCAGGAGGGAGCCCTGGCTGTTCGGCCCCCAGAACACGGCTCTGATCCGGGATGCGGTGCGCCAGAGATACGCCCTGCTGCCCTACTGGTACCTCTGCTTCTACCAGGCTCACCGCAGCGGGCAGCCCGtcatgag ACCGTTGTGGGTGGAGTATCCTGAGGAACCGGCTACATTCTCTATCGAGGACGAGTATCTGATTG GTCGGGATCTCCTGGTTCACCCGGTAACAGACGAGAAGGCGTCCGGGGTCACCGTTTACCTTCCTGGGGAAGGAGAG GTTTGGTACGACGTGCACACGCTCCAGAGTCACCATGGAGCTCAGAACCTGGACGTCCCCGTCACCATGAGCTCA atcCCAGCGTTCCAGCGAGGAGGGTCCATCATCTGCAGGAAGAACCGTGTCCGCAGGTCTTCACTCTGCATGGAGAGCGACCCCTACACTCTCTATGTGGCCCtggacacacag GGCAGGGCTGAGGGAGAGCTCTACATAGACGATGGCCACTCCTTCAAATACCAGACTGAGCGCCAGTTTGTCCACATGCGCCTGAGCTTTGCTAGCCACACCATCACCTCCAG CCCCCTGTCCCCTGAGTCCGTCTTCTCCACGGCCTCGTGGGTAGAGAAGGTGATCATCCTGGGAGCCCAGAGACCCAGCGCCGTCACCCTCACCACACAAG atggGAGCGAGTCTTCTCTGGAGTTTGAGTTTGACGAGGGCTCTGCTGTGTTGAGCCTGAGGAAGCCAGGCGTTAACGCAAGCCTCAGATGGAAGGTGCAGCTGCAATAA
- the LOC124468107 gene encoding phospholipase A and acyltransferase 3-like, with protein MYYAYLTEPEPGDLIEIFRGTYQHWALYLGEGDIIHLCPPTEAADAGLRSLMSVLCDRAVVTREGLVEVVGQSRFHVNNQLDSKHKPRKVCAILRDAHSLLGLEMPYCILRGNCEHFVTQLRYGQAESQQIHYAVGVGVGTVAVGMKALTAASNLSCIRTIEQ; from the exons ATGTATTATGCTTATTTGACGGAGCCCGAGCCTGGCGATCTGATTGAGATATTCCGGGGGACATATCAGCACTGGGCTTTGTATCTTGGCGAAGGTGACATCATCCACCTGTGTCCTCCTA CTGAGGCTGCCGACGCTGGTCTTCGGAGCCtgatgtctgtgctgtgtgaccGGGCCGTGGTGACCAGGGAAGgcctggtggaggtggtggggcaGAGCAGGTTCCACGTCAACAACCAGCTGGACAGTAAACACAAGCCCCGCAAAGTGTGCGCTATCCTGAGGGACGCTCACAGCCTGCTGGGTCTGGAGATGCCCTACTGCATCCTGAGAGGGAACTGCGAACATTTTGTCACTCAGCTGAGATACGGGCAGGCGGAGTCCCAACAG ATTCATTATGCTGTTGGTGTCGGTGTTGGGACAGTGGCTGTTGGTATGAAGGCACTAACTGCAGCTTCAAACTTATCTTGCATCAGAACAATAGAACAATAG
- the LOC124467727 gene encoding neutral alpha-glucosidase AB-like isoform X3, with translation MACFTQRMDIPLVLLISVILSFTQAVDRGNFKTCNQSSFCSRLRGMKPAQSPYRALLETLQLSDSRLTLQLINDNNKVRLLLELYRLQGNMTRVKINELKPIKPRFEVPDVLIAEPPTEPLSVLTQDRGAVVLSLGGGDRRVIVNAQPFRLDIMEGPQVLLSLNARGLLAFEHLRYRKDTKTQADTEEEETTETTEKLSEEKVAEEEEDLPGMWEETFKSHTDSKPNGPSAISLDFSLAGVEHVYGIPEHADTLKLQNTDGGDPYRLYNLDVFQYELANPMALYGAVPVLLSHSAQRTMGLFWLNAAETWVDVRSSPADQGASQAAHTDVRWISESGIIDVFIMLGPRPSDVFTQYASLTGTQAFPPLSALAYHQCRWNYNDQEDVLAVDRGFDEHDIPYDFIWLDIEHTDGKRYFTWDNNKFPRPKDMLQTLKDNKRKMVTIVDPHIKVDSAYKIHSEIRSKGFYIKNKDGGDYEGWCWPGNAGYPDFTNPEMRSWWASMFGYDQYEGSMENLFTWNDMNEPSVFNGPEVTMHKDALHGPWEHRDVHNLYGLYVHMATAEGQVQRSGGLERPFVLTRAFFAGSQRYGAVWTGDNAAEWGHLKMSIPMCLSLGLVGISFCGADVGGFFKSPGEELLVRWYQAGAYQPFFRAHAHLDTPRREPWLFGPQNTALIRDAVRQRYALLPYWYLCFYQAHRSGQPVMRPLWVEYPEEPATFSIEDEYLIGRDLLVHPVTDEKASGVTVYLPGEGEVWYDVHTLQSHHGAQNLDVPVTMSSIPAFQRGGSIICRKNRVRRSSLCMESDPYTLYVALDTQGRAEGELYIDDGHSFKYQTERQFVHMRLSFASHTITSSPLSPESVFSTASWVEKVIILGAQRPSAVTLTTQDGSESSLEFEFDEGSAVLSLRKPGVNASLRWKVQLQ, from the exons ATGGCGTGCTTTACACAGAG GATGGACATACCTCTCGTTCTGTTGATCTCAGTGATCCTCAGCTTCACCCAAGCTGTGGACCGAGGAAACTTCAAGACATGTAACCAAAGTTCCTTCTGCAG TCGTCTGAGAGGCATGAAGCCGGCCCAGTCCCCATACAGAGCTCTGCTGGAGACCCTGCAGCTCAGTGACTCTCGTCTCACTCTGCAGCTCATCAATGACAACAACAAG GTGCGTCTGTTGCTGGAGCTGTACAGGCTCCAGGGGAACATGACCCGGGTCAAGATCAACGAGCTCAAACCCATCAAGCCTCGCTTCGAGGTGCCCGACGTCCTGATCGCGGAGCCTCCCACCGAGCC CTTGTCAGTGCTGACGCAGGATCGGGGGGCTGTGGTTCTGTCCCTGGGCGGGGGGGACCGCCGCGTCATCGTCAACGCTCAGCCCTTCCGCCTGGACATCATGGAGGGGCCACAGGTGCTGCTGTCCCTCAACGCCCGCGGCCTGCTCGCCTTTGAGCACCTCCGCTACCGCAAGGACAC CAAGACTCAGGCAGAcactgaagaggaggagaccacAGAGACCACAGAGAAGCTGAGTGAGGAAAAG GtcgcagaggaggaggaagacctgCCAGGTATGTGGGAGGAGACCTTCAAGTCCCACACAGACAGCAAGCCCAACG GGCCGTCCGCCATCAGTCTAGACTTCTCTCTGGCCGGAGTGGAGCACGTCTACGGAATCCCGGAACACGCAGACACTCTAAAGCTCCAAAACACAGA CGGAGGTGACCCCTACAGGCTGTACAACCTGGACGTGTTCCAGTACGAGCTGGCCAACCCCATGGCTCTGTATGGTGCCGTGCCCGTCCTGCTGTCCCACAGCGCCCAGAGGACCATGGGCCTCTTCTGGCTCAACGCTGCCGAGACCTGGGTGGACGTGCGCTCCAGCCCTGCCGACCAG GGTGCCAGCCAGGCTGCCCACACGGACGTGCGGTGGATCTCAGAGAGCGGGATCATAGATGTGTTTATCATGCTGGGGCCCAGGCCCTCTGACGTATTCACCCAGTACGCTAGtttgacag GAACCCAGgcgtttcctcctctctctgctctggcctaCCACCAGTGCCGCTGGAACTACAACGATCAGGAGGACGTGTTGGCGGTGGACCGGGGCTTCGACGAGCACGACATCCCGTACGATTTCATCTGGCTGGACATCGAGCACACGGACGGCAAGCGCTACTTCACCTGGGACAACAACAAGTTCCCCCGGCCCAAAGACATGCTGCAGACGCTCAAGGACAACAAACGCAAG ATGGTGACTATAGTGGACCCTCACATCAAGGTGGACAGTGCATACAAGATCCACTCTGAGATTCGCTCCAAAGGCTTCTACATCAAAAACAAAGATGGTGGAGACTACGAAGGCTGGTGCTGGCCAG GGAACGCTGGGTATCCCGATTTCACCAACCCTGAGATGAGGAGCTGGTGGGCTAGCATGTTTGGATATGACCAGTATGAG gGTTCCATGGAGAACCTGTTCACGTGGAACGACATGAACGAGCCGTCCGTGTTCAACGGGCCGGAGGTGACCATGCACAAGGACGCCCTGCACGGCCCTTGGGAGCACAGGGACGTGCACAACCTGTACGGCCTCTacgtg CACATGGCCACAGCGGAGGGGCAGGTGCAGCGGTCTGGAGGCCTGGAGAGACCGTTCGTCCTGACCAGGGCTTTCTTTGCTGGCTCTCAGCGCTACG GGGCGGTGTGGACGGGGGACAACGCTGCGGAGTGGGGCCACCTGAAGATGTCCATCCCCATGTGTCTCAGCCTGGGGCTGGTGGGCATCTCCTTCTGCGGAG CTGACGTCGGGGGGTTCTTCAAGTCCCCCGGGGAGGAGCTGCTGGTGCGCTGGTACCAGGCCGGGGCTTACCAGCCCTTCTTCCGCGCCCACGCCCACCTGGACACCCCCAGGAGGGAGCCCTGGCTGTTCGGCCCCCAGAACACGGCTCTGATCCGGGATGCGGTGCGCCAGAGATACGCCCTGCTGCCCTACTGGTACCTCTGCTTCTACCAGGCTCACCGCAGCGGGCAGCCCGtcatgag ACCGTTGTGGGTGGAGTATCCTGAGGAACCGGCTACATTCTCTATCGAGGACGAGTATCTGATTG GTCGGGATCTCCTGGTTCACCCGGTAACAGACGAGAAGGCGTCCGGGGTCACCGTTTACCTTCCTGGGGAAGGAGAG GTTTGGTACGACGTGCACACGCTCCAGAGTCACCATGGAGCTCAGAACCTGGACGTCCCCGTCACCATGAGCTCA atcCCAGCGTTCCAGCGAGGAGGGTCCATCATCTGCAGGAAGAACCGTGTCCGCAGGTCTTCACTCTGCATGGAGAGCGACCCCTACACTCTCTATGTGGCCCtggacacacag GGCAGGGCTGAGGGAGAGCTCTACATAGACGATGGCCACTCCTTCAAATACCAGACTGAGCGCCAGTTTGTCCACATGCGCCTGAGCTTTGCTAGCCACACCATCACCTCCAG CCCCCTGTCCCCTGAGTCCGTCTTCTCCACGGCCTCGTGGGTAGAGAAGGTGATCATCCTGGGAGCCCAGAGACCCAGCGCCGTCACCCTCACCACACAAG atggGAGCGAGTCTTCTCTGGAGTTTGAGTTTGACGAGGGCTCTGCTGTGTTGAGCCTGAGGAAGCCAGGCGTTAACGCAAGCCTCAGATGGAAGGTGCAGCTGCAATAA
- the zfpl1 gene encoding zinc finger protein-like 1: protein MGLCKCPKRKVTNLFCFEHRVNVCEHCLVSNHNKCIVQSYLQWLQDSDYNPNCRLCNNPLIDQDTVRLVCYDVFHWACLHDQAARLPLHTAPAGYQCPSCQGPVFPPSNLASPVADTLREQLSSVNWARAGLGLPLIEEPEGGFEDSSSNDVTNYADWSTFDATAPEPSEAYPTQSYSPEPSPAPTPAPPPAQEEQERLLNNNGSLVTQEHSVASMATAPTSDTITIHAVSSPRKIYDTRESAHSSVTQIDFDDDKYRRRPALSWFAQILKNRTGSKKTSLSWKQRVFMILLVGVLGFFTLIIIMAKLGRASADSDPNLDPLLNPNIRVGKN, encoded by the exons ATGGGTCTGTGCAAGTGTCCGAAAAGGAAGGTCACCAACCTATTCTGTTTTGAACAtcgtgtgaacgtgtgtgagcACTGCCTGGTTTCAAATCACAATAAG TGTATAGTGCAGTCCTACCTCCAGTGGCTTCAGGACAGTGATTACAACCCCAACTGTCGTCTGTGTAATAATCCTCTGATCGACCAGGACACTGTCCGGTTAGTCTGCTACG atgtgttCCACTGGGCGTGCCTTCATGACCAGGCGGCACGGCTGCCCCTGCACACTGCTCCAGCAGGGTACCAGTGCCCCAGCTGCCAGGGGCCCGTGTTCCCCCCTTCCAACCTGGCAAGCCCAGTAGCTGACACACTGAGGGAGCAGCTGTCCTCCGTCAACTGGGCCCGAGCAGGACTGGGCCTTCCGCTG ATTGAGGAGCCAGAGGGAGGATTCGAAGACAGCTCGTCGAACGATGTCACAAATTATGCTGACTGGTCTACATTTGATG CTACAGCCCCAGAGCCGAGTGAAGCTTACCCCACCCAGTCCTACAGCCCGGAGCCCAGCCCGGCCCCCACCCCAGCGCCACCTCCTgcacaggaggagcaggaacgCCTTCTAAACAACAACGGAAGTCTGGTGACACAGGAACACTCTGTGGCCAGCATGGCCACTGCACCTACCAGTGACACCATCACAATACATGCTG TATCTTCACCCAGAAAGATCTACGACACCCGTGAATCTGCTCATAGCTCCGTGACACAGATTGACTTTGATGATGACAAGTATCGGCGAAGACCTGCCTTGAGTTGGTTTGCACAGATTCTCAA GAACCGAACGGGTTCAAAGAAGACATCCTTGTCGTGGAAGCAGAGGGTGTTCATGATCCTCCTGGTGGGGGTCCTGGGCTtcttcaccctcatcatcatcatggctAAACTGGGGCGAGCCTCTGCTGACTCAGACCCCAACTTGGATCCTCTCCTGAACCCTAACATCCGCGTGGGGAAGAACTGA
- the brcc3 gene encoding lys-63-specific deubiquitinase BRCC36 — translation MAVSAVHLESDAFLVCMNHALSTEKEEVMGLCIGEVDTNRIVHIHSVIILRRSDKRKDRVEISPEQLSAASTEAERLAEMTGRPMRVVGWYHSHPHITVWPSHVDVRTQAMYQMMDQGFVGLIFSCFIEDKNTKTGRVLYTCFQSVQAQKGSDYERIEIPIHVVPHEAIGKVCLESAVELPRILCQEEQDTYRKIHSLTHLDPITKIHNGSVFTKNLCSQMSAVSGPLLQWLEDRLEQNKQSILELQHEKDRLTHELAAM, via the exons ATGGCAGTTAGCGCAGTTCATCTAGAATCGGATGCTTTTTTGGTGTGCATGAATCATGCATTAAGTACCGAGAAGGAAGAAGTAATGGGACTCTGTATCGGGGAG GTGGACACCAACCGCATTGTACACATTCATTCTGTGATTATCCTTCGTCGTTCGGACAAGAGGAAGGACCGTGTAGAAATCTCACCCGAGCAGCTGTCAGCAGCTTCCACAGAAGCAGAG AGGTTAGCAGAGATGACTGGACGACCCATGCGCGTTGTCGGTTGGTACCACTCTCACCCCCACATTACTGTGTGGCCATCCCATGTAG ATGTGAGGACGCAGGCGATGTACCAGATGATGGATCAGGGCTTCGTGGGCCTGATATTCTCCTGTTTCATAGAAGATAAGAACACCAAA ACTGGACGAGTACTGTACACCTGCTTCCAGTCTGTGCAAGCTCAGAAAGGCTCAGA TTACGAGAGAATTGAGATCCCTATTCACGTGGTTCCTCATGAAGCCATTGGGAAAGTGTGCCTAGAATCAGCGGTGGAATTACCCAGAATCCTGTGCCAGGAAGAACAGGACACGTACAGGAAGATTCACAG CTTAACTCACCTGGATCCAATTACAAAAATTCACAACGGCTCAG TGTTCACTAAGAACTTGTGCAGTCAGATGTCAGCCGTGAGCGGCCCCCTGCTGCAGTGGCTGGAGGATCGTCTGGAGCAGAACAAGCAGAGCATCCTGGAGCTGCAGCACGAGAaggacagactcacacacgagcTGGCGGCcatgtga
- the LOC124467727 gene encoding neutral alpha-glucosidase AB-like isoform X2, whose translation MDIPLVLLISVILSFTQAVDRGNFKTCNQSSFCSRLRGMKPAQSPYRALLETLQLSDSRLTLQLINDNNKVRLLLELYRLQGNMTRVKINELKPIKPRFEVPDVLIAEPPTEPLSVLTQDRGAVVLSLGGGDRRVIVNAQPFRLDIMEGPQVLLSLNARGLLAFEHLRYRKDTIAHKMSSTVGSMWDRIRSVFSSKTQADTEEEETTETTEKLSEEKVAEEEEDLPGMWEETFKSHTDSKPNGPSAISLDFSLAGVEHVYGIPEHADTLKLQNTDGGDPYRLYNLDVFQYELANPMALYGAVPVLLSHSAQRTMGLFWLNAAETWVDVRSSPADQGASQAAHTDVRWISESGIIDVFIMLGPRPSDVFTQYASLTGTQAFPPLSALAYHQCRWNYNDQEDVLAVDRGFDEHDIPYDFIWLDIEHTDGKRYFTWDNNKFPRPKDMLQTLKDNKRKMVTIVDPHIKVDSAYKIHSEIRSKGFYIKNKDGGDYEGWCWPGNAGYPDFTNPEMRSWWASMFGYDQYEGSMENLFTWNDMNEPSVFNGPEVTMHKDALHGPWEHRDVHNLYGLYVHMATAEGQVQRSGGLERPFVLTRAFFAGSQRYGAVWTGDNAAEWGHLKMSIPMCLSLGLVGISFCGADVGGFFKSPGEELLVRWYQAGAYQPFFRAHAHLDTPRREPWLFGPQNTALIRDAVRQRYALLPYWYLCFYQAHRSGQPVMRPLWVEYPEEPATFSIEDEYLIGRDLLVHPVTDEKASGVTVYLPGEGEVWYDVHTLQSHHGAQNLDVPVTMSSIPAFQRGGSIICRKNRVRRSSLCMESDPYTLYVALDTQGRAEGELYIDDGHSFKYQTERQFVHMRLSFASHTITSSPLSPESVFSTASWVEKVIILGAQRPSAVTLTTQDGSESSLEFEFDEGSAVLSLRKPGVNASLRWKVQLQ comes from the exons ATGGACATACCTCTCGTTCTGTTGATCTCAGTGATCCTCAGCTTCACCCAAGCTGTGGACCGAGGAAACTTCAAGACATGTAACCAAAGTTCCTTCTGCAG TCGTCTGAGAGGCATGAAGCCGGCCCAGTCCCCATACAGAGCTCTGCTGGAGACCCTGCAGCTCAGTGACTCTCGTCTCACTCTGCAGCTCATCAATGACAACAACAAG GTGCGTCTGTTGCTGGAGCTGTACAGGCTCCAGGGGAACATGACCCGGGTCAAGATCAACGAGCTCAAACCCATCAAGCCTCGCTTCGAGGTGCCCGACGTCCTGATCGCGGAGCCTCCCACCGAGCC CTTGTCAGTGCTGACGCAGGATCGGGGGGCTGTGGTTCTGTCCCTGGGCGGGGGGGACCGCCGCGTCATCGTCAACGCTCAGCCCTTCCGCCTGGACATCATGGAGGGGCCACAGGTGCTGCTGTCCCTCAACGCCCGCGGCCTGCTCGCCTTTGAGCACCTCCGCTACCGCAAGGACAC CATTGCTCACAAAATGAGTAGCACAGTCGGTAGCATGTGGGATAGGATCAGGAGCGTGTTCTCTAG CAAGACTCAGGCAGAcactgaagaggaggagaccacAGAGACCACAGAGAAGCTGAGTGAGGAAAAG GtcgcagaggaggaggaagacctgCCAGGTATGTGGGAGGAGACCTTCAAGTCCCACACAGACAGCAAGCCCAACG GGCCGTCCGCCATCAGTCTAGACTTCTCTCTGGCCGGAGTGGAGCACGTCTACGGAATCCCGGAACACGCAGACACTCTAAAGCTCCAAAACACAGA CGGAGGTGACCCCTACAGGCTGTACAACCTGGACGTGTTCCAGTACGAGCTGGCCAACCCCATGGCTCTGTATGGTGCCGTGCCCGTCCTGCTGTCCCACAGCGCCCAGAGGACCATGGGCCTCTTCTGGCTCAACGCTGCCGAGACCTGGGTGGACGTGCGCTCCAGCCCTGCCGACCAG GGTGCCAGCCAGGCTGCCCACACGGACGTGCGGTGGATCTCAGAGAGCGGGATCATAGATGTGTTTATCATGCTGGGGCCCAGGCCCTCTGACGTATTCACCCAGTACGCTAGtttgacag GAACCCAGgcgtttcctcctctctctgctctggcctaCCACCAGTGCCGCTGGAACTACAACGATCAGGAGGACGTGTTGGCGGTGGACCGGGGCTTCGACGAGCACGACATCCCGTACGATTTCATCTGGCTGGACATCGAGCACACGGACGGCAAGCGCTACTTCACCTGGGACAACAACAAGTTCCCCCGGCCCAAAGACATGCTGCAGACGCTCAAGGACAACAAACGCAAG ATGGTGACTATAGTGGACCCTCACATCAAGGTGGACAGTGCATACAAGATCCACTCTGAGATTCGCTCCAAAGGCTTCTACATCAAAAACAAAGATGGTGGAGACTACGAAGGCTGGTGCTGGCCAG GGAACGCTGGGTATCCCGATTTCACCAACCCTGAGATGAGGAGCTGGTGGGCTAGCATGTTTGGATATGACCAGTATGAG gGTTCCATGGAGAACCTGTTCACGTGGAACGACATGAACGAGCCGTCCGTGTTCAACGGGCCGGAGGTGACCATGCACAAGGACGCCCTGCACGGCCCTTGGGAGCACAGGGACGTGCACAACCTGTACGGCCTCTacgtg CACATGGCCACAGCGGAGGGGCAGGTGCAGCGGTCTGGAGGCCTGGAGAGACCGTTCGTCCTGACCAGGGCTTTCTTTGCTGGCTCTCAGCGCTACG GGGCGGTGTGGACGGGGGACAACGCTGCGGAGTGGGGCCACCTGAAGATGTCCATCCCCATGTGTCTCAGCCTGGGGCTGGTGGGCATCTCCTTCTGCGGAG CTGACGTCGGGGGGTTCTTCAAGTCCCCCGGGGAGGAGCTGCTGGTGCGCTGGTACCAGGCCGGGGCTTACCAGCCCTTCTTCCGCGCCCACGCCCACCTGGACACCCCCAGGAGGGAGCCCTGGCTGTTCGGCCCCCAGAACACGGCTCTGATCCGGGATGCGGTGCGCCAGAGATACGCCCTGCTGCCCTACTGGTACCTCTGCTTCTACCAGGCTCACCGCAGCGGGCAGCCCGtcatgag ACCGTTGTGGGTGGAGTATCCTGAGGAACCGGCTACATTCTCTATCGAGGACGAGTATCTGATTG GTCGGGATCTCCTGGTTCACCCGGTAACAGACGAGAAGGCGTCCGGGGTCACCGTTTACCTTCCTGGGGAAGGAGAG GTTTGGTACGACGTGCACACGCTCCAGAGTCACCATGGAGCTCAGAACCTGGACGTCCCCGTCACCATGAGCTCA atcCCAGCGTTCCAGCGAGGAGGGTCCATCATCTGCAGGAAGAACCGTGTCCGCAGGTCTTCACTCTGCATGGAGAGCGACCCCTACACTCTCTATGTGGCCCtggacacacag GGCAGGGCTGAGGGAGAGCTCTACATAGACGATGGCCACTCCTTCAAATACCAGACTGAGCGCCAGTTTGTCCACATGCGCCTGAGCTTTGCTAGCCACACCATCACCTCCAG CCCCCTGTCCCCTGAGTCCGTCTTCTCCACGGCCTCGTGGGTAGAGAAGGTGATCATCCTGGGAGCCCAGAGACCCAGCGCCGTCACCCTCACCACACAAG atggGAGCGAGTCTTCTCTGGAGTTTGAGTTTGACGAGGGCTCTGCTGTGTTGAGCCTGAGGAAGCCAGGCGTTAACGCAAGCCTCAGATGGAAGGTGCAGCTGCAATAA